From Hoeflea sp. 108:
CGCGAAAGGACGTTGCAGTGGTGGTGCACCCGCTGACCGACGATCGTCGCATCTTGCCGCTCGAGCGCACCGGCGAACAGCTGGCGGCGCCGGCAAGCTTCATGCTCGTCGTTTCCTACAATCCCGGCTACCAGAACCTATTGAAAAGCCTGAAGCCAAGCACCCGCCAGCGTTTTGTCGCCATCGAATTCGACTTCCTGCCCAGGGCGAAAGAAATCGCCGTGGTGTCGACGGAAAGCGGACTGGCCGAAGACCAGGTCGCTCCGCTGGTCGAACTCGCCCGGCGCATCCGTGCGCTCAAGGGGCACGATCTGGAGGAGGGCGCGTCCACCCGCTTGCTCGTCTATTGCGCCACCCTGATCGACGCCGGGCTGCCCGCCAGGGAAGCCGTGCTCGCAGCCTTGATCGAACCGCTGACCGACGAGCCCGACGTCAAGGCGGCGTTGGTCGAGCTTGCCGATTCCCTGATCCGTTGAGACCGGCCATGCTTGATCTTCTCGAGCTGGAAGAGACAGTCGGCCGCGCCTGGCATCGCCTGATCGGCCATGTCCAGACTTGGCCGCGTTGTCCTGAGCATGCGGTGCATCTGGCCGCCATTCAGCCGATGCTGGCCGTCTGTTTTCGGGGCTTTGGCGGCGAAGGGGCCATCCAGATCGCAACTCTACGCGGCAAGACATCGGGCCA
This genomic window contains:
- a CDS encoding CbbQ/NirQ/NorQ/GpvN family protein — translated: MTTRLPNVRPVADSPAHYNPSGNECALFELAWARRLPLLLKGPTGCGKTRFVSHMAAKLGLPLSTVSCHDDLAAADLTGRYLLTGGDTVWVDGPLTRAVRAGGICYLDEIVEARKDVAVVVHPLTDDRRILPLERTGEQLAAPASFMLVVSYNPGYQNLLKSLKPSTRQRFVAIEFDFLPRAKEIAVVSTESGLAEDQVAPLVELARRIRALKGHDLEEGASTRLLVYCATLIDAGLPAREAVLAALIEPLTDEPDVKAALVELADSLIR